The proteins below are encoded in one region of Pseudonocardia sp. DSM 110487:
- a CDS encoding DUF167 domain-containing protein produces the protein MTAPAGDGMRIAVRVRPGARRDEVGGTWAGPRGPALVVAVRARAVEGAANAAVVAALATAFGVRRGDFEIVVGARGRDKVVAVRGDRTALTARLAELMA, from the coding sequence GTGACGGCGCCTGCCGGCGACGGCATGCGGATTGCCGTGCGCGTCCGCCCCGGTGCCCGCCGGGACGAGGTCGGCGGAACGTGGGCGGGCCCGCGTGGCCCGGCCCTCGTCGTGGCCGTGCGAGCGCGGGCCGTCGAGGGTGCGGCGAACGCTGCCGTCGTGGCGGCGCTCGCCACGGCGTTCGGGGTGCGCCGCGGTGATTTCGAGATCGTCGTCGGGGCGCGCGGGCGGGACAAGGTCGTCGCGGTGCGTGGCGATCGGACCGCGCTGACCGCCCGGTTGGCCGAACTCATGGCCTGA
- a CDS encoding response regulator transcription factor, producing the protein MTTARVTVAEDSVLLREGLSRLLTEAGFEVVDAVGDGEALLRSVAARQPDVVLADVRMPPTHSDEGLRAALVIRSRWPAVAVLVLSQYVEERYATELLAGDTRGVGYLLKDRVADVETFVEALHRVRAGGTALDPEVVSQIFARSRRAAPLAALTRRERDVLALMAEGRSNAGIAAELVVSEGAVEKHISGIFGKLALPAAPTDHRRVLAVLKYLED; encoded by the coding sequence ATGACAACTGCGCGGGTCACTGTCGCGGAGGACTCGGTGCTGCTGCGAGAAGGGCTCTCGCGGCTGCTCACCGAGGCCGGGTTCGAGGTGGTGGATGCCGTCGGCGACGGGGAGGCGCTCCTGCGGTCGGTCGCCGCGCGACAGCCCGACGTCGTCCTCGCCGACGTCCGGATGCCGCCCACGCACTCCGACGAGGGGCTGCGCGCTGCGCTGGTGATCAGGTCCCGGTGGCCCGCGGTGGCCGTGCTCGTGCTGTCGCAGTACGTGGAGGAGCGATATGCCACCGAGCTGCTCGCGGGCGACACCCGCGGCGTCGGCTACCTGCTGAAGGACCGCGTGGCCGACGTCGAGACGTTCGTCGAGGCGCTGCACCGCGTACGGGCGGGCGGCACCGCCCTCGACCCCGAGGTCGTCTCGCAGATCTTCGCCCGCTCGCGGCGGGCCGCGCCACTCGCCGCGCTCACCCGGCGGGAGCGCGACGTGCTCGCCCTGATGGCCGAGGGCCGCTCCAACGCCGGGATCGCCGCTGAGCTCGTGGTGAGCGAGGGCGCGGTCGAGAAGCACATCAGCGGGATCTTCGGCAAGCTCGCCCTCCCCGCGGCGCCCACCGACCACCGGCGCGTGCTCGCCGTGCTCAAGTATCTGGAGGACTGA
- a CDS encoding sensor histidine kinase, whose protein sequence is MVIASPVEGAPAAPPPHRDPLRALVAPSTWLSAAHLLLDVVVGTASAFVLGMGLFFSIALFPLALAGVPVWIVTAWVSAGMARLERARYRMLLGVEIGVHPLPAFQPNPLRYGGVLWRDPGVRRRALHQLIAAPVGVLTSGITYALLSGALALLAMPLLAIAGPADGTVTYGIPFVDTRAGRAMLAGLGLVLLLAAPAVLRALTAVDTAIARALLGPVPDALARRVDELERSRARVVDAGEAERRRLERDLHDGTQQRLVALGMTLGRAKSRYKKDPSAVGELLDDAHQQAKDAVTELRGLIRGLHPPVLTDRGLDAALSAIAVRCPVPVQLTVEIDERPSSTVEAIGYFVVAEALTNVARHSGASHASVAVRRERGGPVWITVTDDGVGGADPDRGTGLRGLADRVSGVDGQLRVDSPVGGPTVLTVELPTAPAGLTP, encoded by the coding sequence ATGGTCATCGCGTCGCCCGTGGAGGGCGCCCCCGCGGCACCCCCGCCGCACCGCGACCCGCTCCGGGCGCTGGTGGCGCCGTCCACCTGGCTCTCGGCCGCCCACCTGCTGCTCGACGTCGTCGTCGGCACGGCGTCGGCGTTCGTGCTGGGCATGGGGCTGTTCTTCAGCATCGCCCTGTTCCCGCTCGCGCTGGCCGGGGTGCCGGTGTGGATCGTCACCGCGTGGGTGAGCGCCGGGATGGCCCGCCTCGAACGCGCGCGCTACCGCATGCTGCTCGGCGTCGAGATCGGCGTGCATCCCCTGCCGGCCTTCCAGCCCAACCCGCTGCGCTACGGCGGGGTCCTGTGGCGCGACCCCGGTGTGCGCAGGCGCGCGCTGCACCAGCTGATCGCCGCGCCGGTCGGGGTGCTCACCAGCGGGATCACCTACGCACTGCTGTCCGGTGCGCTCGCGTTGCTGGCCATGCCGCTGCTCGCCATCGCGGGCCCGGCCGACGGCACCGTCACGTACGGGATCCCGTTCGTCGACACCAGGGCGGGGCGGGCGATGCTCGCCGGGCTCGGCCTCGTCCTGCTGCTCGCCGCCCCCGCCGTGCTGCGCGCGCTCACGGCCGTCGACACCGCCATCGCCCGCGCCCTGCTCGGCCCGGTGCCCGATGCACTCGCGCGCCGCGTCGACGAGCTCGAGCGCAGCCGCGCCCGGGTCGTCGACGCGGGTGAGGCGGAGCGGCGCAGGCTGGAGCGTGACCTGCACGACGGCACCCAGCAGCGGCTGGTCGCGCTGGGGATGACGCTGGGCAGAGCGAAATCGCGGTACAAGAAGGACCCCTCGGCCGTCGGCGAGCTGCTCGACGACGCCCACCAGCAGGCCAAGGACGCCGTCACCGAGCTGCGCGGGCTCATCCGAGGCCTGCACCCGCCCGTGCTCACCGACCGCGGCCTCGACGCGGCGCTCTCCGCGATCGCCGTGCGCTGCCCGGTGCCGGTACAGCTCACCGTCGAGATCGACGAGCGCCCCAGCTCCACTGTGGAGGCGATCGGCTACTTCGTGGTGGCCGAGGCACTGACCAACGTCGCCCGCCACTCCGGCGCATCCCATGCCTCGGTCGCGGTGCGCCGGGAGCGCGGCGGGCCGGTCTGGATCACCGTCACCGACGACGGTGTAGGCGGCGCCGACCCCGACCGCGGCACCGGCCTGCGCGGCCTCGCCGACCGCGTGTCCGGGGTCGACGGCCAGCTGCGCGTCGACTCCCCCGTCGGCGGGCCCACCGTGCTCACGGTCGAGCTCCCCACCGCGCCGGCAGGGCTCACCCCGTGA
- a CDS encoding cupin domain-containing protein, with product MTDGLVLPPGAGTKIQNMTLKVGAEQSTIWSAFEADVAPGFDVGAHLHAEAEEVFYVLDGELDLLAFHPVGRADGDWRSWESASGATTHRGGPGSFMFVPAGCPHAFSNPGPEPARMLFLVSPAGHEIYLRELGELLGRGGPPDPEAIAALRLRHDIQQLTALTTRPPAAPRH from the coding sequence GTGACCGACGGACTGGTACTGCCTCCCGGCGCCGGCACGAAGATCCAGAACATGACCCTCAAAGTCGGTGCCGAGCAGTCGACGATCTGGTCGGCGTTCGAAGCCGACGTCGCCCCGGGCTTCGACGTGGGCGCCCACCTGCACGCCGAGGCCGAGGAGGTGTTCTACGTCCTCGACGGCGAGCTCGACCTGCTCGCCTTCCACCCCGTCGGACGGGCCGACGGCGACTGGCGCAGCTGGGAGTCGGCCTCCGGCGCAACCACCCACCGCGGTGGCCCGGGCAGCTTCATGTTCGTCCCGGCCGGCTGCCCGCACGCCTTCTCCAACCCCGGACCCGAGCCTGCCCGCATGCTGTTCCTGGTGTCGCCTGCCGGGCACGAGATCTACCTGCGTGAACTTGGGGAGCTGCTGGGCCGCGGGGGGCCACCGGACCCGGAGGCGATCGCCGCCCTCCGCCTCCGCCACGACATCCAGCAGCTCACCGCACTCACCACCCGCCCACCCGCCGCACCGCGGCACTGA
- a CDS encoding RluA family pseudouridine synthase, with the protein MRVDAGLSRLLGLSRTAVAALTEDGRVDVDGRAAGKSDRLTAGAWLEVRLPDPEPVTPITGPEEVVAGLTVLHADDEIIVVDKPVGVAAHASPGWTGPTVLGGLAALGYRVSTSGAAERQGIVHRLDVGTTGVMVVSAAEHAYTVLKRAFKERTVDKRYHAVAQGHPDPSSGTIDAPIDRHPRHDYKFAVVAGGKPSVTHYDTIEAFRAASLLDVRLETGRTHQIRVHLAALRHPCVGDITYGADPVLAKRLGLQRQWLHARSLGFEHPADGRWVEFTSPYPADLERALDLLRD; encoded by the coding sequence ATGCGCGTCGACGCCGGCCTGTCCCGGCTGCTGGGCCTCTCCCGTACGGCGGTGGCCGCGCTCACCGAGGACGGCCGCGTGGACGTCGACGGGCGCGCCGCGGGCAAGTCCGACCGGTTGACCGCCGGCGCTTGGCTCGAGGTGCGGCTGCCCGACCCCGAGCCGGTCACGCCCATCACGGGCCCTGAGGAGGTGGTCGCGGGGCTCACCGTGCTGCACGCCGACGACGAGATCATCGTCGTCGACAAGCCGGTCGGGGTGGCGGCGCACGCGAGCCCCGGCTGGACCGGTCCCACCGTGCTGGGCGGGCTCGCCGCGCTCGGCTACCGCGTCTCCACATCGGGCGCCGCCGAGCGGCAGGGCATCGTGCACCGGCTGGACGTCGGCACCACGGGGGTGATGGTCGTCTCGGCGGCCGAGCACGCGTACACGGTGCTCAAGCGGGCGTTCAAGGAGCGCACGGTCGACAAGCGCTACCACGCCGTGGCCCAGGGCCACCCCGACCCGTCCAGCGGCACGATCGACGCCCCGATCGACCGGCATCCGCGCCACGACTACAAGTTCGCGGTCGTGGCGGGCGGCAAGCCCAGCGTCACCCACTACGACACGATCGAGGCGTTCCGCGCGGCGTCCCTGCTGGACGTGCGGCTGGAGACCGGGCGAACCCACCAGATCCGGGTGCACCTCGCGGCGCTGCGCCACCCCTGCGTCGGCGACATCACCTACGGGGCCGACCCGGTGCTCGCGAAGCGGCTCGGGCTGCAGCGGCAGTGGCTGCACGCCCGCTCGCTCGGCTTCGAGCACCCGGCCGACGGGCGCTGGGTGGAGTTCACCAGCCCTTATCCCGCTGACCTCGAGCGAGCCCTCGATCTGTTGCGCGACTGA
- the lspA gene encoding signal peptidase II — protein sequence MSLIAVAVLALDVVTKVAAVAQLEGRAPVEILGGLVYLQLIRNPGAAFSLATGYTWVLTIVAIAVVVVIVRVARRLRSTGWAVALGLVLGGALGNLIDRLFRAPGPLHGHVVDVVSLFAPDGRVWPVFNLADSSIVSGGVLLVLLALLGRELDGTRTASKRPGREQAGKGEPTGE from the coding sequence TTGTCCCTGATCGCCGTGGCCGTGCTCGCCCTCGACGTCGTCACCAAGGTGGCGGCCGTCGCGCAGCTCGAGGGCCGCGCGCCGGTGGAGATCCTCGGTGGCCTGGTCTACCTGCAGCTCATCCGCAACCCCGGCGCCGCCTTCTCCCTCGCCACCGGCTACACGTGGGTGCTCACGATCGTCGCGATCGCCGTGGTCGTGGTGATCGTGCGCGTGGCGCGGCGGCTGCGCTCCACGGGATGGGCCGTCGCGCTCGGGCTCGTGCTCGGCGGCGCTCTCGGCAACCTCATCGACCGCCTCTTCCGCGCACCCGGCCCCCTGCACGGGCACGTCGTCGACGTCGTGTCGCTCTTCGCGCCCGACGGGCGGGTGTGGCCGGTGTTCAACCTGGCCGATTCCTCGATCGTCTCCGGGGGTGTGTTGCTCGTGCTGCTCGCCCTGCTCGGCAGGGAGCTCGACGGCACGCGCACCGCGTCGAAACGGCCTGGCCGCGAGCAGGCCGGGAAGGGTGAGCCGACCGGTGAGTGA
- a CDS encoding helix-turn-helix transcriptional regulator, translating to MSSDRAARQAELGAFLRSRRARLRPADVGLPADQHPGRRRTPGLRREEVAELSGVGVTWYTWLEQGRNVTASEQVIDALARALRLDPAQHRHLRTLGGLATDPAVGAVEVVRDRLQRLVDAAAPSIASVYDVHLDYVVWNDAYRQLRHDPATLPEDRRNLLWMMFTDAGSRARLGRWEPAARAVLGQFRAAAGRRPADPRFAAIVAGLAEESPEFRLWWTQHPVREFRPATITVDHPAIGPLELEMFQLRPVEHPELLMVVQVPANPHDRDRVAAFLGRARDGPAAGPTPIDSADGGLSPPQPGGRAGWCPPAPAP from the coding sequence GTGAGCAGCGACCGGGCCGCCCGCCAGGCCGAGCTGGGCGCATTCCTGCGATCGCGCCGGGCCCGGTTGCGCCCCGCGGACGTCGGGCTCCCGGCGGATCAGCACCCCGGCCGCAGGCGCACTCCCGGGCTGCGCCGCGAGGAGGTCGCCGAGCTATCCGGAGTGGGCGTCACCTGGTACACCTGGCTGGAGCAGGGGCGCAACGTCACCGCGTCCGAGCAGGTGATCGACGCCCTGGCTCGCGCGCTACGGCTCGATCCGGCCCAGCACCGGCACCTTCGCACCTTGGGCGGGTTGGCCACCGACCCGGCCGTCGGGGCCGTGGAGGTGGTGCGCGACCGGTTGCAGCGCCTGGTCGACGCGGCGGCTCCCAGCATCGCCTCCGTGTACGACGTCCACCTGGACTACGTGGTCTGGAACGACGCGTACCGGCAGCTGCGCCACGACCCAGCCACGTTGCCCGAGGACCGCCGCAACCTGCTGTGGATGATGTTCACCGATGCCGGGAGCCGGGCTCGACTCGGTCGTTGGGAGCCTGCGGCGCGGGCCGTGCTCGGGCAGTTCCGCGCCGCTGCAGGGCGTCGCCCGGCCGACCCCCGGTTCGCCGCGATCGTCGCCGGGCTGGCCGAGGAGAGCCCCGAGTTCCGGCTGTGGTGGACCCAGCACCCGGTCCGCGAGTTCCGGCCCGCGACCATCACCGTCGACCATCCGGCGATCGGGCCACTGGAGCTGGAGATGTTCCAGCTCCGGCCGGTCGAGCACCCCGAGTTGCTCATGGTCGTGCAGGTCCCGGCGAACCCGCACGACCGGGACCGGGTCGCGGCGTTCCTCGGGCGGGCGCGGGACGGCCCGGCTGCCGGCCCCACTCCGATTGACAGCGCGGACGGGGGGTTGTCCCCACCCCAGCCCGGGGGACGAGCGGGATGGTGTCCCCCCGCTCCGGCTCCCTAG
- a CDS encoding DUF998 domain-containing protein has product MTSTGGSGRESAGVVWSGESIVTASVIVALLPIGFLHMSTIGSLDPLTTVISDYVFQPGGYALLGGAAISMAVACVALATGLRRAGLPDPRVPALLFVSAAVALVLVALFPTHTPGTPPGLVSTLHRTAGGWVFAVLPLAALLVAVRARSAPAWQPAAVPLSWAAAIAGVISIFFLLNHVPIVIAGSPVFPFLGGVQRVLYAAVMVVLVMAARATRLAAERVLDPVPVSPRLRGAA; this is encoded by the coding sequence ATGACGTCGACCGGGGGGAGCGGGCGGGAGTCCGCCGGCGTGGTGTGGTCGGGGGAGTCGATCGTGACGGCGTCCGTGATCGTCGCGCTCCTCCCCATCGGGTTCCTGCACATGAGCACGATCGGGTCGCTCGATCCGCTCACGACGGTGATCAGCGACTACGTGTTCCAACCCGGCGGCTACGCGCTGCTCGGTGGCGCCGCGATCAGCATGGCGGTGGCCTGCGTGGCGCTCGCGACGGGCCTGCGGCGCGCAGGCCTGCCCGACCCGCGGGTTCCCGCCCTGCTCTTCGTCAGCGCCGCCGTGGCGCTCGTGCTGGTGGCGCTGTTCCCGACCCACACCCCCGGCACCCCGCCCGGGCTGGTGTCCACCCTGCACCGGACCGCGGGCGGCTGGGTGTTCGCGGTGCTGCCGCTCGCTGCGCTGCTGGTGGCCGTGCGCGCCCGGTCGGCACCCGCATGGCAGCCGGCGGCGGTTCCGCTGAGCTGGGCGGCCGCGATCGCGGGCGTGATCAGCATCTTCTTTCTGCTGAATCATGTTCCGATCGTTATCGCGGGTTCACCGGTTTTTCCCTTCCTCGGTGGGGTGCAGCGTGTTCTCTATGCAGCAGTGATGGTGGTGCTGGTGATGGCGGCCCGGGCGACCCGGCTCGCGGCAGAACGCGTCCTCGACCCGGTCCCCGTGTCCCCGAGGCTGCGGGGTGCCGCATGA
- a CDS encoding class I SAM-dependent methyltransferase, protein MGGPAATRWAELQEGRGIPPEILARAPADPWHHEVTFFTPPAEPVDTPSLRAAQALLPDGGSVLDVGCGGGAASFALAGKAGHLTGADQQQDMLDAFAAEAGARGIPHRTVLGRWPGAAPEAGTADVVVCHHVLHNVVDLVPFLAALTAAAHRGVVVEMMTQHPMAWLDPLWVRFHDLHRPRPATADDAAAVLREIGVDPVVRRWEREVPPRQDPAWVTRRLCLPEEAVPEVAEELERLDQPRTAATLSWTVA, encoded by the coding sequence ATGGGGGGACCGGCGGCCACGCGGTGGGCCGAGCTCCAGGAGGGTCGCGGGATCCCGCCGGAGATCCTCGCGCGGGCGCCCGCCGACCCGTGGCACCACGAGGTCACCTTTTTCACACCCCCTGCCGAGCCCGTCGACACGCCGTCCCTCCGGGCCGCGCAGGCGCTGCTGCCCGACGGCGGCAGCGTGCTCGACGTCGGCTGCGGCGGCGGTGCGGCGTCGTTCGCGCTCGCCGGCAAGGCGGGCCACCTCACCGGCGCCGACCAGCAGCAGGACATGCTCGACGCGTTCGCAGCCGAGGCAGGCGCCCGCGGCATCCCGCACCGGACGGTGCTCGGCAGGTGGCCCGGCGCCGCACCCGAGGCCGGCACCGCCGACGTGGTGGTCTGCCACCACGTGCTGCACAACGTGGTGGACCTCGTGCCCTTCCTCGCGGCGCTCACGGCGGCGGCCCATCGGGGCGTCGTGGTCGAGATGATGACGCAGCACCCGATGGCGTGGCTCGACCCGCTCTGGGTGCGCTTCCACGACCTGCACCGGCCCCGCCCCGCCACGGCCGACGACGCGGCCGCCGTGCTGCGCGAGATCGGCGTCGACCCCGTCGTGCGGCGGTGGGAGCGGGAGGTGCCGCCCCGGCAGGACCCGGCGTGGGTCACCAGGAGGCTGTGCCTGCCGGAGGAGGCCGTGCCCGAGGTGGCCGAGGAGCTGGAGCGGCTGGACCAGCCCCGAACGGCCGCCACGCTCTCCTGGACGGTCGCCTGA
- a CDS encoding DUF4097 family beta strand repeat-containing protein: MIAPAPAKAHPAVVTAAVLMVVLVCGTGAFALLSEVVTRTVERTNAFAPATERLVVDADGDVTLGPSPDGQVHVYTVVRHGLGEPEIVQESTPAGIRLGARCGEFLAVRCDVRHEVQVPPGFEVMIDGIDGDVAASRLTGPLTVDRLTGDITAVDLSGPLDLRTSEGEITGEALRAEELMATSDTGDVRLELVVPPRSVEVTTASGEVDLAVPADTTYRVDANTDAGEERVLVPLDSTSTRTLRVNGVDGDVTVRPTR, translated from the coding sequence GTGATCGCACCCGCGCCCGCGAAGGCGCATCCAGCGGTGGTGACCGCCGCCGTGCTCATGGTCGTGCTGGTCTGCGGCACGGGCGCGTTCGCGCTGCTGTCCGAGGTGGTGACCAGGACCGTCGAACGCACCAACGCGTTCGCCCCGGCCACCGAGCGGCTCGTGGTCGACGCCGACGGCGACGTCACGCTCGGCCCGAGCCCCGATGGGCAGGTCCACGTGTACACGGTCGTCCGGCACGGGCTGGGCGAACCCGAGATCGTGCAGGAGTCCACCCCCGCAGGCATCCGGTTGGGCGCCCGCTGCGGCGAGTTCCTCGCCGTCCGCTGTGACGTCCGGCACGAGGTCCAGGTGCCGCCCGGGTTCGAGGTGATGATCGACGGCATCGACGGCGACGTCGCCGCGAGCCGCCTGACCGGGCCCCTGACGGTCGACCGCCTGACCGGCGACATCACCGCCGTCGACCTCAGCGGCCCGCTCGACCTGCGAACGAGCGAGGGCGAGATCACCGGCGAGGCCCTGCGCGCCGAGGAGCTCATGGCCACCTCCGACACCGGCGACGTGCGGCTGGAGCTGGTGGTGCCCCCGCGATCGGTCGAGGTCACCACGGCCAGCGGCGAGGTCGACCTGGCCGTGCCGGCCGACACGACCTACCGCGTCGACGCCAACACCGACGCCGGCGAGGAACGCGTGCTCGTGCCGCTCGACTCGACCTCCACCCGAACCCTGCGGGTCAACGGCGTCGACGGCGACGTGACCGTCCGCCCCACCCGCTGA
- a CDS encoding potassium/proton antiporter, which translates to MASLEMVLGVAAAVVLLGVFAVRVSVRLGLPSLLLYLGMGILLGESVVGIQFSDAPLTESIGWAALVLILAEGGLTTRWKAVRPSLGVGVALSTIGVAVSIGVVGVALHLLLGLDWRAAFLWGAVLASTDAAAVFSVLRGVGVSPRLAGVLELESGSNDAPVVIAVVLLASDDPITWLTPALVAYELAAGGVLGVLFGLGGAWALRRAALPATGLYPLATLAVCVLAYSAGQFAHASGLLAVYVAALVLGNADLPHRGDVRSFAEGMGWLAQIGLFVLLGLYASPPRLVDAIVPALVAGVVLIVAARPLSVLAAAAPFRVPWRDQAFLSWAGLRGAVPIVFALVAFIEGAPSGQALVDVVFVLVVGLTLLQGTTLPLVARLLRVSREAEPRELSVDAAPLDQMSADLLQIQVPAGSRLRGVYLRELRLPRGAMVSLVVRNGQGFTPTDDTRLRERDQLLVVTTAKARKAAEDRIRAVDQRGRLARWHAGRESTDGRG; encoded by the coding sequence ATGGCGAGCCTGGAGATGGTGCTCGGCGTCGCGGCCGCCGTTGTGCTGCTCGGGGTGTTCGCCGTGCGGGTCTCGGTCCGCCTCGGGCTGCCCTCGCTGCTGCTCTACCTCGGGATGGGGATCCTCCTCGGCGAGTCCGTGGTCGGCATCCAGTTCTCCGACGCCCCGCTCACCGAGTCGATCGGGTGGGCTGCGCTGGTACTGATTCTCGCCGAGGGCGGGCTGACCACGCGCTGGAAAGCCGTGCGGCCGTCGCTGGGCGTGGGCGTCGCGCTCTCGACCATCGGGGTGGCCGTCAGCATCGGCGTGGTCGGGGTGGCACTGCACCTGCTGCTGGGCCTTGACTGGCGGGCCGCGTTCCTGTGGGGCGCGGTTCTGGCCTCCACCGACGCCGCCGCCGTGTTCAGCGTGCTGCGCGGGGTGGGTGTCTCACCGCGGCTGGCCGGGGTGCTGGAGTTGGAGTCCGGCTCCAACGACGCGCCCGTTGTGATCGCCGTCGTCCTGCTGGCCTCCGACGATCCCATCACCTGGCTCACACCGGCGCTGGTGGCGTACGAGCTGGCAGCGGGCGGCGTGCTCGGTGTGCTCTTCGGGCTCGGCGGGGCGTGGGCGCTGCGCCGAGCCGCACTCCCCGCCACCGGCCTGTACCCGCTCGCGACGCTCGCCGTCTGCGTCCTCGCCTATTCGGCGGGGCAATTCGCGCACGCGTCGGGCCTGCTCGCCGTGTACGTCGCGGCGCTGGTACTAGGCAACGCCGACCTCCCGCACCGGGGCGACGTCCGATCGTTCGCCGAGGGGATGGGCTGGCTGGCCCAGATCGGGCTGTTCGTGCTGCTCGGTCTCTACGCATCGCCGCCCCGACTGGTCGACGCGATCGTGCCGGCGCTCGTGGCGGGGGTGGTCCTCATCGTCGCCGCGCGCCCGCTGTCGGTGCTGGCCGCCGCGGCGCCGTTCCGGGTGCCGTGGCGGGACCAGGCGTTCCTGTCGTGGGCCGGCCTGCGCGGGGCGGTGCCCATCGTGTTCGCGCTGGTCGCGTTCATCGAGGGAGCACCGAGCGGACAGGCGTTGGTGGACGTCGTGTTCGTGCTGGTCGTGGGGCTCACCCTGCTGCAGGGCACCACGCTGCCGTTGGTCGCGCGCCTGCTGCGGGTGTCGCGGGAGGCCGAGCCGCGGGAACTCTCCGTGGACGCCGCCCCGCTCGACCAGATGTCCGCCGACCTGCTGCAGATCCAGGTGCCGGCGGGGTCGCGACTGCGTGGGGTATACCTGCGCGAGCTGCGCCTGCCCCGTGGCGCGATGGTCAGCCTCGTCGTGCGGAACGGACAGGGCTTCACTCCCACCGACGACACCCGGCTGCGCGAGCGCGACCAGCTGCTCGTCGTCACCACGGCCAAGGCGAGGAAGGCCGCCGAGGACCGGATCCGGGCCGTCGACCAGCGCGGTCGCCTCGCCCGCTGGCACGCCGGGCGGGAGTCGACGGACGGTAGGGGATGA